The following proteins come from a genomic window of Candidatus Eremiobacteraceae bacterium:
- a CDS encoding DUF5679 domain-containing protein: MKCKAKKEIKDPTQVTMKNGRPAVQGVCPDCSTKLFKIGASS; the protein is encoded by the coding sequence GTGAAGTGCAAGGCGAAGAAAGAGATCAAAGACCCGACACAGGTCACGATGAAGAACGGCCGCCCCGCGGTCCAAGGCGTGTGCCCCGATTGTTCGACGAAGCTCTTCAAAATCGGAGCTTCATCCTAG